Part of the Streptomyces antimycoticus genome, GGGGCTGAAGGTCTCAGCGCTCGCCGTCGGCTCCGTCGTTCTCGGACTCCGACGTTCCGGACGGAAGGCGCGGTGGGGTCAGCAGATCGGCGAGGGCGGCGAAGTCGGTGATGAGCGGTGAGCTGCGGGTGGCGCTCCAGGCGAGGCAGACATGGCCCGCTCCGATGCCCTCGACGGGGAGGATGACGACGTCGTGGCGGGTGTAGAAGGTGGCGGTGGAGAGCGGGATGACGCAGATGCCGGCCCCGGCCGCGACCAGTTCGAGCTTCTCCTCCACGCTGTTGATCGGCGGCACTTCGGCGCGCTCTCCGGTGCGCAGCTCATCGGCCACATCCCGCCACTCCGGTACGGCGTCGGGATCCTGGAGCAAATGCTCGCCCGCCAGGTCGCCCACCGGCAGCGCGGACTTCGTGGCCAGCGGGTGGTCCGCGGGGAGCACGACGACGCGGGGTTCGGTGAACAGGGGCCGCACCCGCAGTCCGTGCTGGTCGATGGGCAGGCGGACGATGCTGACGTCGGCGCGGCCGTCGTGCAGCACCTCGACCTGGTCCTGCCAGCCGGTCCGCAGCAGCCGGACGTCCAGTCCCGGGTGGCGGGAGGCCAGGGCGCGCACCGCCGGGGTCACCGTGATGCCCGGCATGAAACCGATGGTGAACCTCGGGGTCTCGGCGGCCGCGGCGGTGACCGCGCGGACCATCGCCGTGCTGGCCGCCAGCAGCCGGGGGGCTTCCGCCAGGAGCCGGGCTCCGGCCGCGGTCAGCTCGGTGCCCCGCCGGTCGCGGCGCAGGAGCTGGACGCCGAGGTCGTCCTCCAGAGCGCGCATCTGGCGGGACAGGGCCGGCTGGGCGATGTGCAGCCGCTCGGCGGCGCGGCCGAAGTGCAGCTCCTCGGCGACCGCCACGAAGTAGCGCAGCTTGCGCAGGTCGACGTCCACGCCGGTGCCCTCTCTCATCGTCCCCGTCGTCCTTCCTACCCGAGGTCCGTGGGGACGCGCCGGTCACCCTCGCGCGAAGACGGCCAGCGGGTCGGTGAAGGTGGGGGCCCAACCGAGCTCGTCGCGGGCGCGGGCCGGGGTGAACTGCTGGTCCAGGGCGAAGGCATCGGCGACGGGCCCCAGCTCCGCACGGGCCTGCTCCAG contains:
- a CDS encoding LysR family transcriptional regulator, yielding MREGTGVDVDLRKLRYFVAVAEELHFGRAAERLHIAQPALSRQMRALEDDLGVQLLRRDRRGTELTAAGARLLAEAPRLLAASTAMVRAVTAAAAETPRFTIGFMPGITVTPAVRALASRHPGLDVRLLRTGWQDQVEVLHDGRADVSIVRLPIDQHGLRVRPLFTEPRVVVLPADHPLATKSALPVGDLAGEHLLQDPDAVPEWRDVADELRTGERAEVPPINSVEEKLELVAAGAGICVIPLSTATFYTRHDVVILPVEGIGAGHVCLAWSATRSSPLITDFAALADLLTPPRLPSGTSESENDGADGER